In Streptomyces sp. NBC_00569, a single genomic region encodes these proteins:
- a CDS encoding SCO5389 family protein — protein sequence MSLDVSPALLEQAERGEVDEADFVDCVRTSLPYAWEMISSLVAQLKVDGGDFADNQTPPPDEQARGQLLRALASDAIRGALQRHFGVRLAFQNCHRLAVFPQDPSVDGTLARFTSARNQLLNQSPELRDC from the coding sequence ATGTCGCTCGACGTCTCACCGGCACTGTTGGAACAGGCCGAGCGAGGCGAGGTCGACGAAGCTGACTTCGTCGACTGCGTCCGGACCTCCCTGCCTTACGCATGGGAGATGATCAGCTCCCTGGTGGCCCAGCTGAAGGTCGACGGCGGAGACTTCGCCGACAACCAGACGCCTCCGCCGGACGAGCAGGCACGTGGGCAGCTGCTGCGTGCGCTCGCGAGTGACGCGATTCGTGGCGCGCTGCAGCGGCACTTCGGTGTACGGCTGGCCTTCCAGAACTGCCACCGTCTGGCGGTGTTCCCACAGGACCCGTCGGTGGACGGCACGCTGGCCCGCTTCACCTCGGCCCGCAACCAGCTGTTGAACCAGTCCCCTGAACTCAGGGACTGCTGA
- a CDS encoding LLM class flavin-dependent oxidoreductase, translated as MRLGTFVLAAQFPGQGQGEALHRAVRSAEVAEEAGLDSVWLAEHHFVPYGTCPSAVTLAALLLGRTRHIRVGTAVSVLPTAHPVALGEQAALLHVTSGGRFSLGVGRGGPWVDLEVFGSGIAAYEEGFPESLDLLLRWLREPRVEAEGERFGFREVAVVPRPDEALNSPDGPEVVVACTSPKSVRLAAERGLPMLLGMHAGDEEKAEMVSLWRTHARAAGRGPEEIHAAPHVSAGVAQIGDRGAQARETLLKAMPGWLKQGLDAHVTVDGRTRSMRDPVAYTELLCGLHPVGTPEQCADRLAATSERTGITRFALLVEGSGDLAATEENVRRLGAEVLPQLR; from the coding sequence ATGCGCTTAGGAACTTTTGTACTGGCGGCCCAGTTCCCCGGCCAGGGACAGGGGGAGGCCCTGCACCGGGCGGTGCGGTCCGCCGAGGTGGCCGAGGAGGCCGGGCTCGACTCGGTCTGGCTGGCGGAGCACCACTTCGTGCCGTACGGCACCTGTCCGTCCGCGGTGACGCTCGCCGCGTTGCTCCTCGGCCGCACCCGGCACATCCGCGTCGGCACGGCGGTGAGCGTGCTGCCGACCGCCCACCCGGTCGCCCTCGGCGAGCAGGCGGCGCTGCTGCATGTGACGTCCGGCGGCCGCTTCTCGCTCGGCGTCGGCCGCGGCGGCCCCTGGGTGGACCTGGAAGTCTTCGGCTCGGGCATCGCGGCGTACGAGGAGGGGTTCCCGGAGTCCCTGGACCTGCTGCTGCGCTGGCTGCGCGAGCCCCGCGTCGAGGCCGAGGGGGAACGGTTCGGTTTCCGCGAGGTCGCCGTGGTCCCGCGCCCCGACGAGGCGCTGAACTCCCCCGACGGCCCCGAGGTGGTGGTCGCCTGCACCTCACCGAAGAGCGTGCGCCTCGCGGCGGAGCGCGGCCTTCCGATGCTGCTCGGCATGCACGCCGGGGACGAGGAGAAGGCCGAGATGGTCTCCCTGTGGCGCACGCACGCGCGGGCCGCCGGCCGCGGCCCGGAGGAGATCCACGCCGCGCCGCACGTCTCGGCCGGAGTGGCCCAGATCGGCGACCGCGGGGCGCAGGCGCGCGAGACGCTCCTCAAGGCGATGCCCGGTTGGCTGAAACAGGGGCTCGACGCCCATGTGACGGTGGACGGCCGCACGCGGTCCATGCGGGACCCGGTCGCGTACACGGAACTGCTGTGCGGGCTGCACCCGGTGGGGACTCCCGAGCAGTGCGCGGACCGGCTCGCGGCGACCTCGGAGCGCACGGGCATCACGCGCTTCGCGCTGCTCGTCGAGGGCTCCGGCGATCTCGCGGCCACCGAGGAGAACGTGCGCAGGCTGGGCGCCGAGGTACTCCCCCAGCTGCGCTGA